A region of the Methanomassiliicoccales archaeon genome:
CTATCAGATGCCAGATATGGATGGTATCAACTTCCTCAAACAAGTACGGGGATCAGAAGACGGAGTGCCCTTCATCCTGTTCACAGGACGCGGTCGAGAGGAAGTGGTCATCGAGGCTCTGAAGAACGGGGCCGATCACTATATCAAGAAAGGCGGGGACCCACTGTCCCAATATGCCGAATTGGCCAATCTGGTGCGGCAAACAGTGCGCCGAAAGGAGGCCGAAGAGTCCATTCGTTTCAACGCCTCACGTTTCAGGGCGCTCATAGAGAACACCCGTGACCTGGTGACCATCATAGACTGGTCTGGCTACATCATTTATTCCAGCCCGTCCACTCGGAAGGCCCTCGGATACACCACTGAGGAATTCAAGGGGAGCAGCATTTTCAGCTACTTGCACCCAGACGACCGTCACATGGAAAATATATTCATGTACAGTGCCCAGAAGGACCAGTGCGGTCTACCTGCAGAGTTTCGTCTGCGAGCAAAGGATGGTGCATACCGCTGGTTCCAGGGCAGCGCCAGCGGGTATCTGGAGGAGAAGAATATTGGGCAGGTCATACTTTATGCCTGGTTCATAGACGAAAGGAAGAGCTTGGAGTTAGAACTTATCGCTAAAGACCAAGCCTACGAGAACCTTATGGAACAGATTGATGAGATGGTGTTCCGATTGGACGAGATAGGACGTTTCATATCGGTAAACCAGGCAGTTTGCCGTTTCTTTGGAAGGACAAAGGAGGAGCTAATAGGTGTCCACGCTACTGATATCGCTTCCTCTGGAGGACAGGATGCCATATTCTCCGTCATAAGGGAAAAATTTAGTGGACAGCACGCAAAATCCCGGCACGAGTACTCGGTGATCAACGCTCTAGGGGAGAAGGCGATGATCGAGGTGACCTCATGGGTGATCATCTCCAAAGGGTTGAAAGGAATATTGGGGGTAGCCGCTCCCATGAATAAGACGACCGAGTGATGCAGGTCCGATCATCAATTAAATATGGATTAATCGATATCGAGCTGTGATCATGCGCAAGGACGATCCATTGTTCGTCTATGTGGTCAATCAGACCATGCATTGGTTCATTATCGGACTCACCCTGCCGATCATTATCCTGTATATGATCAGCAAGGGCCTGGACCTGTTCCAGGCCGGTCTGGTCCTGTCTGTCTACTCGGGAACCGTCATTCTCTTGGAACTGCCTACTGGAGGGTTGGGCGACGCCATCGGTCGAAAACGGGTCTACATGTACTCTCTCGCCATGTCCCTCGTATCCGGGGTGGTGCTGTTATTTGCCAGCGGACTACTTTGGTTCGTTCTAGGTTTTGTTTTCTATGGAGTGGCCCGAGCCCTGTCATCAGGTTCAATGGACGCATGGTTCGTCGACGAGTTCGGGAAGACGAAACCTGCGGGAGATCTTCAGACGGCCTTGGCCAAGGCCAACATCTTCATTCCACTGGGGATCGGGGCCGGCTCGCTCATAGGTGGTCTTCTACCCATGTTGACCTCGGACCTCGCAGAGAATGTAAGTTGGATGAACCGTTATTCCGTGAACCTTCTGCTGTTGATCGTTATGGTGCTGGTGCAGATGGGTCTGACGATCACATTGGTCCGGGAGACGACCTTAAAGGAGGGGGGTAGAAGCCTTTTACAGGGATTCAAAACGCTTCCCCAGGTCCTGTCCGATGCCCTGGCCTTCGGCATACGGGATCGTTTCACACTGGTGCTGATGATCTCATCCCTCTTCATGGGCTTCGGCCTTCTTTCTGTGGAACTTCTTTGGCAGCCACAAGTACTCGGTCTCATGGGAGATCCCACTGAAACGTGGATATTCGGGGTCCTGGCCGCAGGATATTTCTTCGCCTCGGCCTTGGGAAACATGGTGGCTACCCGGCTCGTTCCCTGGTTCGGCCGGGACCATCTCCTGTTATTGACCATCGTCCGAGCGGTCTCCGGCGCGACCCTGGTGATCCTGGCCTGGCAGCAAGGCTTGCTGGAGTTCGCCATAGTATATCTTCTTCTATACCTGATATTCGGTGTAGCTAGCTCTCCCCATGCCGCGGTGTTCAATGCCAGGATACCCAGTGAAAGGAGGTCCACTCTGATGTCCTTCGAGTCCCTGATGCTTCAGAGCGGCGGTATGCTAGGTTCTTTATTCATCGGCACCTGGGCCAAGTTGGCGGGCATTTCATCCGCCTGGACAGTGGCCGGGTTGATACTACTGCTCTCATCGTTGACTTACGGCTACCTTTATTGGGTCGGTAAAAAAGCAAAGGGCCGATCGATGCAGTTAATGACGAGATGAGAGGGACCATTGCCTCCTGGGAAATGCGGAGAACCCTGATTTCCAAGTACGTTTCGATCATTGGTCCAAGTTCATCCCATTAGAACGACTTCTTTTACTGGAATGGAAAATGTCTCGGAGAAACCTATTAAATCAATAGTGTTCATGCCACTTTGAAAGGAGAATTCCTTTGGGTAAGAAGAAGGTGTCTAATAACCAGGTGAGGGGTATCTCCCGTAAAAGAATGGATATTCTGGTCACCATGTCGGAGAGGGAGGCATTAGCTGGGAACATGGTCAGGGCTAAACGCTACATGGAGCTGGCCAGACGCATATCCGGGCGGAACAAAGTGCCCATGCCTCTCCGGGCAATGTACTGTCACCGATGTTTTACGCCTTTAGTCGCCGGTATCAATTGCCGGGTGCGATTAAGGGAAAAGAAAGTATGCACGCACTGTTTAGAGTGCGATTCGATCAAGCGGATCCCGTACATTCGGGAGATCAAGGAGAGAAGGACATGCCGCCAAGAACAATAAGGGAAGTAAAGAGGGTGGGGCATGGGTTGCGACCCACCGTGCACGTAGGCAAGGAAGGGATTACCGATACTCTTATCGATGAAATAGTGAAACAGATAAAAGGACGCAAGGTGGTCAAGATCAAGCTCCTCCCCAGTGTGGAGGAGGACCGCAAGGTGGTGGCCATAGAGCTCGCCGATCGCTCCCATTCGGAGTTGATCGATGTCATCGGCCACACCATCCTATTATGCGACCGTCGCTATCTGCAAGGCAAGGGAGACACCAAGCTTACAGAGTGATATTATGTTGGACGCCAACGTTATTAGGGGCGACCCTGAGGCCATCCGAAACATGCTTCGCAGCCGTAACTACGGCGACGAAGTGCTGGACCGATTCTTGGAGATCGACGCTAGTTGGAGGGTCAAGGTGGAAGAAGGCAATCGCCTCAGGAAGATGAGGAACGAAGCTTCTTTACGCATCTCCAAGCTCAGCGGGGCGGAGAAGACGGAAGCGGTGATGGAAATGAAGGTAGTCTCCTCTCGCATTAGCGAGCTGGATGCCATCATAGCTGAACTGGAAGAGCAGAAGAACGAATCCATACTGCTTTTTCCCAACATTCCTCATATCTCAGTACCGATTGGCGACAGTTACGAGAAGAACATCGTGGTGTCCGAGAACGGGAAGGAAAGAAAATTCGATTTCCCGCTGAAGGACCACATAGCACTAGGCGAGGATCTGGACATTATAGATTTTCAGAGAGGAGTGAAGATCGCTGGTAGCGGCTTCTTCGTCCTGAAAGGGGACGGAGCTCGCATGGAACGGGCGCTGATCAATTACATGCTGGACCTGCATCACGGGCAAGGATACACCGAGATCTTTCCTCCGGTGATGGTCAATCGGGCCGCGGTCATCGGAACTGGTCAGTACCCCAAGATGAAGGACGACATGTATTGGTGCGAGAGGGACGATCTTTGGCTAAACCCGACCGCCGAGGTCCCGGTCACCAACATGCTGCAGGACGATATTCTGGCAAAGGGTGACCTCCCCATCTATTACACCGCTTATCTGCCCTCTTTCCGCAGGGAGGCCGGCCGACACGCGGAGATGAAGGGAATGATCCGGGTACATGAGTTCAACAAGGTGGAGTTGGTCAAGTTCGTTCTACCCGATGGTTCCTACCAAGAACTGGAAAGCCTGGTGAACGACGCACAGGACGTACTGCGCGGATTGGAGCTTCCCTTCCGTACTTTGCTGCTATGCACCGGGGACATGGGTTTCGCTTCGGCCAAGACCTACGACCTAGAGGCGTACGCTCCAGGGACCGGTAGCTGGTTGGAGGTATCCTCATGCAGTTGCTTCACTGATTTCCAGGCCCGCCGTGCTCGGATCAAGTACCGGCCGGAACAGCATCTGAAGAGCGAGTTCGTACACACCCTCAACGGTTCCGGACTGGCATTGCCTCGAACCATGGTGTCTATAATGGAGAACTATCAGGACCGCGCAGGCCACATACGTATCCCAGATGTGTTAAGGCCTTACATGCAAGGGCAAGAAATAATAGAATAGAAGAGTAAACGGTTTAAAAACGGCTGGTAGCCGTCTTACTTTTTCGCCTTTTTGGGCGCAGCCTTCGCGGGCTTCTCTTCTGCTTCCGCCTCTTCCTCAACCTCTTCGCCCTCTACTTCCTCTCCTTCTTCCGTCTCTTCATATCCTAGGAAGTCAAAGAGATCCTCTTCTAGGCCCTTCAACACTTCAACGGCCTCTTCCTGTTCGCCTTCCTCAAGAAGGTCGATGACCAGGGTTACCTGGTCTAAGAAATCCTCCAGGGTGCAGTCGAGCTCCTCAATTAGATCGTTCAGGCTAACCATGTTTATTACCTCAAAATCCAATATCATTTGCCCCTAGATAAGACATGGGGTATCATACTTAGACAACGGGCGATGCTGGGACCTCCTATCGAACCATAAAATCACACATCCAGGTACTCTCCCGACGAGTTTTTTCTAGTCCATTCGTCATCATTCCCGGGACATCATCGATCATGTGACCATCTCGTGAACGCTCGCTCTGCATATCCAAATGTCAACCATACTTGTCGATGGCACCTGTAACATGGGCAGAGCGTAACCGGGGACTCCGCATATGGCAACTCCTCCTTGCAACCCCCAACCAGCGCTTCTTTCACCGAACAATACGTTCAAGGAGGCCAGATTCGCCTGGATGGATGTGACGTATTGCACCTCCAAATTCAACCCGGGAACTGAAACAATATCCGGCAGACCCACCGAACAGAAAGTGGATATGCCGACCCAGATATCATCATTTGATGGGGGTTCGATACCCACGACCCGAAAGGGGTTCCCGAATCCGTGGATCAAAGATGCGGTGGAACGGCCAAGACGTTCCAACATCTCTCCCAAGGTGCCGCAATGCACTGAAAGGTCCATGCGCAGTCCCGTCTTCATCGCCGATGTATAATCGTTCACGCTCACCTCCACAAACAGGCCCATTTCCACTTCCCTTTCCAATATGTCGGCGGCCAAACGTTCTATGATGTGCAGAACGGTGCTCGATAGCGTATCAGCGAGGGTCTCCATGGACGGTTCCCCGGAAGAAAGCTGGGATATCGATTCGGTCACTGCTGAAACGAAAGCCTGTTCAAACGTGGTGAGGTCGAGGCGTGTGAACGGGTCCTTGCCGTTACTACGACCCTCCGTACCTTCCCGGAACTCCCAGCGGTCGGTACCGTCCTGAGTTCTCTGCCAGGTACGCTCATCGTTCCAATAGTCCGTGGCGAACGGAGTGCTATCGATCCTTCGTCCGTTTTGGTCCCGAAGGACGATGCTTTCCTCCGCTGGGAAACCGTTGGCTTGATTGTCCAGGGCCTGACCCTTGAAATAGTATACAAATCGGCCGTGGGGGGCGAGGACCGCATCCCCTATAGACCCCAATGCCTGTGCCCCGTGGGATGTCTGGAGGGTCCATCCTGCTAGATTGATCATCTCATCGGTCGGGTTGTACAGTTCCACCCATTCTCTCCCGTAGTCCTCCCCCATTGGATTGAGTTCATACTCGTTGATGACCGGTGAGTCACACCTTCCATCTAGCATTTTCACATACACTCCCGCATCCACGCTCCCTTTTAATCCTGGTAAGGGAAGCGGTATGTTGGACAGAAGAGCGCTCACGCCCGGGATGTCCGAAAGTGCAAAGGACAGTTCTTGATAGCTAACGATCTCAGGCATTGTCAGCTCAATACAGGCGCCCCTCACGATACCCCTGACCTCCACCATGTGACGAAAGACGTCCATGAACGGGTCCAGCACAATATGTACGGACCAATCTTCGGCGTTCAGGGAGGCGTTGCTTAGGAAACCGAACCCGAACGATCCTTTGATCAGACGGGAGGTGACGGAAATAGAACATTCCCCCACTCGATAAGAGAGGGAGAAAGAGGCAGGGATGCTAACATCTTGGAAGGCCATATCCGTGGGATCGGTCCTGATGACCAGGTCGAGCCCGAACAAATTAAGGCGGCATGTCCGTTCACCCAAGAGACCGGCTGCGGCCTCGACCGCATTGGCCGTTGGACCGAGGACCACAGCGCGGACGAACTGCTGCACCTTTTCAACCAGTTCCTGAAGATAATTTGATAGAGCATCAAGAATTTTTGTCCCCATGTCCAATAGACGTTTCACCGCGTTCTCGAGAAGGCGATATACCTTTTGCAGCCCAGAGGACACCGCTTCGATCCCGTCCAATAGCGGCCGGAATATCTTTTCCAAGATCGTGGCAACGTCACCGATGAGCGTGTTGGTATTTTGGTAATGCACACCTAACAATGGTTGCCCGGAAAGGATGGAGATCGTTTGATAAATCGTCAGAGGGACCTGTCCCTCGAGGGTCAGTGGCATGCTCGCCCCGAGATCACCACCGGGGGATAGTTTGATGCCGACATTGCCTGAGCAAACCAGTCCCCAGACTGACTGGAACGAGGCCCATTTCTTCTCTAGCAGGTTGGTGTCATGAGACTGGGGGAACGATCCTTCCTGGCCGACGTATGAAACCGGGTCGGTAAGGAGAACGGTCGGTCGGGTCCCCACATCTTCGAACGATAGATATTCCATTTCCACATCCAGGGTCTCCTGGTAAGAACGCCCCATCTCATCGGTCAAATCGAAATGATCATCGCGAGGGATGGGCACCTCCATGAAATCATCCCTCATCCCCATTCCTTTTGATATCTCGTTCATCAGTGATCGGACATCATCCGAGATAATCATTCCCAGTCCGATCAATGGGTCGCCCATGGCCACAATGATGTCGACCATAAAGGAGGACCGATGGCCGGATATTGTCGACCTATAGCTCATCCCGTTCAGGAAATTATCCGTCAGGGAAGCGGCATTAAGTTCATAGGCATCGACGATACGATCCATCATCGACCAGCCTTCATCCAGGAAAATGGCCTGTTCGATCGAATGGAAATTCTCTTCCCATGGAAGGTCCAGCCCAGGATTCGACGATCGCATTTCCGTCAACAACTGTCCTGCAACCGATCTCGCCACATCATCCAACGAGGAATCACGGTCCAGTATCTCGTACTTCCTTTCAAGGAATAGTGATTTGGTAGCCTCTGCCAGGTGATCGACCGTATCGACCTGTTGTTCCCCCGCTCCAATGGCTGGCCTCAGCCACTCATCCTTTCGCTCCAATGCGTCCAGAAGTACGGAACGGATCTCATCCAGAAAGGTCATGCCATCCGTCGGGTCCAGGATGAGACTGTCCGGTGGTAGGTACATGTTGCGGGAAACGCTCTCCGCTATGATCATCAATCTCTCCCGCATGGAATCGATCAGCTCCTTGGTGCTCTTCTCATATTGTTCGCGGAAGTCGCCCCATCCATCCCAATCGAGCACGTCCACAGTTGGGAAATCCATCGAAACCATGCCCTGCACCGGTAGTATCACCGACTGACCGTCTGCGGTGATCAGCTCCAGGTTGCGCGTGGGAACGATTATCCGATCATCCGGGATACCGGCGTTCAAGTAACGGTAAAGAGTGTCCGGCAGACCTGCGATCTCGAACTTGCCCTTTATCCAATCTTTGTACTGGTCCTCCAATAGGTCGGTACCACTGATCCATTCTATGATGTCGTTCAAACCGAATTCGAACGCTTCTTCCACATCCTCCAATATGTTCGCGGCGTCGACCAATTGGAGGTATTCCATCCATCTCAAGATCGTTCGGTCCATGGATGCATATATGGTCTGAGAGAAGACGGCGCCCCAATCAAGCTCGTCGCAACCATACAATCCTAAGAATAGGTCAACGGGGTCGATCGCCCCTCCCATTTCCATATACCCTCTCACATGATCCCAGGACGCTTGGGGGGACATGTGGTCGGTGAAGATCTCCAAACAAGGGTCAGCTGTTCTGAAGATCTGGTATTGTAATATTACCAAACCTAGGTTCAGGGCGTTCAACACATCCCTTTCGGTCACCATATCATCAATCCCCTGGCCTATTGATGAACAGGCGGTGCCCCAACCCTGTAGGGAGCGATAAGTGGCCAGAGAATCCAACATGCCACGGGCCATACAGGTCAGGTCTCCCAGACCGTTGCCGACCGTGGAATCGAAGGCGGCCATACGATCCTTCAGCAAAGGCCATGGCACCTTAACATCATTAGAGGCCGGAAAAACCCTGGTCAGGTTACCATCATTGGTCGATACTTTCACTTCGAAATTCCCGTTCAAACCGACATAGGCCGGAACAAACTCTCCCTGCCAACCCTCTCCGAGATCGACACAGTTAGACAAGGAAAGGCGGAGGAATGAGAGTCGAATATCGCTGATATTTACCTCGATCCTATAATTGCCCCGTTCCTGTGGATACACTCCATGGGCCGATCTATCCAGTTCTGATATGAATCCCGACCTCATCTTACACTCGTTCGTTGTGTCGCCAGAACATGAACGGACCACCGCTTGGAATGCCAACATGTCGATCTTTACCTTGGCCGATAGGGAGAGATCGTTCATCTCCTCCAGCTCTTCCACAGTCAGATCCACATTCTCCGACCGATCGTTCAGGTCTGACATTGCCAAGGCTGATAAACTGGAAAGGACCACCAATACGATAGCTATCATGGAGAATGGTAATTGCCCTCGGCGGTCTCGGGAGAGCTTTCTATCTGTGTATCGGACGAGCATCGACATTGCCAATGCCCAGGGACATAAAAATGAACAGAACTACAATCAGATTACGCCTAGTTCTCCTCTTTGACCATGTACAAGAAGTTCTCCAAATGGGCGGCTAGGAGCGGATTGTCCGAGAAGCCGCACAGGTCCAGCTCGTCCGAGGCGATCATGGCCCGGGTGCTGTCGGAAATGACATCTGTGGCTATCAACGACTTTCGGCGGAATACCTCGGTCGCCTCCGGTACTTTGATCGAGGGTACGGTGATTATGGTCACACGCACACCCCGTTTGACCGCGTCCTTGAATCGGTTGGAAAGTTCATTTCGGATATCATGCATCTTGGGGGAGGATATCACGAATGTTTTTTTGGACGATTCGAGCAGCTCCCCGATCTTGCTCAACACCTTCTTCTTACCGTGAATGGTATAGACCAGTTCCGGGGTCCCTCTTTCACTTAGCAAGCCTTTCACGGTGTTCAATTTATTGAAAATGCCATTCAGGTCGTTCATCGCCCGGGCGCGTATCTCCTCCAATGGTACGGGGTGATATATGGTCGGTCGACCCCCGGTCTCCTCCACGAATTTCTTTTCCCTTAGCGATAGTAATGCTTTGTATGCGGAGGTGCGTGGTATCATGGCCAACTCCGCGATGTCCTCAGCGGTCCCATGACTTTTGAGTATCAGTGCAACGTAGATGCGAGATTCATAGTTACTTAACCCAATATTCCCAAGAGCGGCGGCGATTTGGGTATATTCTTTCTCAATGTCCTCTATGTCCAGCCGAAGAAGGTCAATGATATTCATGGCGTAATATGTAGCGTTTACAGCTACATAAACATTATATTGACACATCGAAGTATATGATCGGGATGCAATAATGATTGCAAAAGAGAGTTCATTGCCAAAGGGACTGCCGAAGCAGACGCAATCCCTTTGTCCAGAGTGCAAGAAGATCATCATAGCCGACATATTCGAAAAGGACGGTAAGGTGTTGATCGAAAAGACCTGCCCAGAGCACGGTCATTTCAGTGACATCTACTGGTCCGATGCTGCGATGTACAAAAGAGCAGAGCTGTTCGCTTTTGATGGTGTTGGGGTGGAGGATCCGTTCATTAAAAATGCCACGGTCTGCCCCACCGATTGCGGTCTATGCAATCTACATCTAAGCCACACCTCTTTGGCCAACGTGGACCTTACGAATCGCTGCAACATGAAGTGCCCTATATGTTTCGCCAACGCCAACGCCGCGGGATACGTTTATGAGCCGACTATCGAGCAGATAGAGAAGATGTTGCGCACCCTGAGGGAGCAGAGACCCGTTCCCTGCCCAGCGGTCCAGTTCTCAGGCGGAGAGCCCACCATCTACCCTCACTTCATCGAGGCCATAGCGAAGGCCAAGGAATTGGGTTTTGCCCAGATCCAGGTGGCGACAAACGGTATCAAATTCGCGGAGGACTTCGAACTGTTGAAGACCGCGGTAGACGCTGGTCTGAATACCATTTACCTGCAGTTCGACGGTCTCCGTGAAGAGATATATATCGCTGCAAGAGGCCGTAAATTGCTAGATGTGAAACTAAAGGCGATCGAAAACGTTAGAAAGCTGGAAAAACCCCCGTCGATAGTCCTGGTTCCCACCATTGTAAAGGGGATCAACGACGACCAGATCGGGCCCATATTCCGTTTCGCTTTGGAGAATAGTGACGTCATCCGTGGAATCAACTTCCAGCCTGTAGCCTTCACCGGGAGGATCAACAAGGAGGACCTGGTCAAACAGAGGTATACCCTGACTGACCTTGCCATTGACCTGGAAGTACAAACCCAGGGACAGATCGTCAAAAACGACTGGTACCCTGTGCCTAGCGTCGTGCCTGTTTCTACCTTGGCCTCCGCCATCCTCGGCGTACCGAAGGTCACCTTCACCACCCACCCGCATTGCGGATTGGCGACCTACCTGTTCGTTCAGGACAAGGACCACGTGGTGCCCCTGACGCACTTCGTCGATGTAGAACCGTTGTTCAGGGATCTGTTCGAACTATCAAAAAAGACAGAGAAGGCCAAGGTCAAGTTCCCTTCAAAATTGAAGGCCTACGCTCTGCTCAAGAAGTACATCCACGAGGATAAGATGCCGGAGGGTCTGGACGTAATGTCGTTCCTCAAACTGCTCTCCGAGGTCATGGGTGACGAGTCGAAGGATTCCCTGTCTAAGTTCTCATGGAAGATGATATTCGTTGGTGGAATGCATTTCCAGGACCTGTACAACTATGATATTGAAAGGGTCAAGCGCTGTGCCATCCATTACGCTGTGCCAGATGGGCGAATCATACCGTTCTGCGCTTACAACGGTGGCCCGACCTTCCGAGAAGAAGTGGAGAAGAAGTTCTCGGTGCCGATCGATGAGTGGAGACGGACCAGAGGGACAGAGCACACGTAGAGGTGTTGATCATGATCGTTAGCACAGAGAAATGCATGCATTGCGGTGCCTGTGTGGGTTCATGCCCTCAGAATGCCATTTTCCTGAACGAGATAGTCCTAGAGTTCAATGAGAATTGCAATAAGTGTGGCAGATGCGTCCGCATTTGCCCCGTGGGAGCCCTAAGGATGGAGGCTAAGAAATGAAGACCGATTACGATGTCGTGGTCGTAGGCGCTGGCCCAGCTGGCAGTATGACCGCTAAACACGCGGCCAAAAAGGGCGCTCGGGTACTGATGATCGAGAAGCGCCAAGAGATCGGGGCTTCCCTAAGATGCGCCGAGGGCGTGAACAAGAAGGGACTGGAGAAGGCCGGCGTTCCCGTGGACCGCCGCTGGGTCTCCACGGATGTTTCCGGTGCCAAACTGGTATCTCCAGGTGGGCATGTGTTCCGCATCGATGAGAGACAGGCCGGCAACGAGGTGGGCATGGTGCTCGAGAGACACCTCTTCGATAAGGCCATGGCCGCTGATGCCGCCCGAGCCGGAGCGGAGATATGGCTCAAGACCTCGGCCGTGGACGTGATCAAGGATGGCGACAAGGTGGTAGGAGTAAAGGCTATGCGCGAAGGCGAGCCTATAAAGCTCACCGCCGGCTGCGTGGTCGCTGCCGATGGTTTCGAGTCCCAGGTAGCCCGATGGGCCGGGATCGACACCTCCCTGAAGGCGGGAGATATAACCACCTGTTACCAGTATCGCATGGCCAATCTTAAGACCGAGCCAGATTACTGTGAGTTCGTTATCGGTTCGGTCGCTCCCGGAGGTTACGTCTGGGTATTCCCCAAGGGCGACGACACCGCTAACGTCGGCATAGGCGTGCTAGCCTCCATGCTAAAGAGGCCAGGGGAGGTCAAGGCCTACCTGGACGCCTGGATCAAAAAGGACCCACGTCTGAGCTGCGGACAGCCTCTGGAGGCTATCGCCGGGGGTGTCTCGGTATCCCCGCCTGTGGAACGCTCCGTCATGAACGGACTTATCCTGGTCGGGGACTCTGCCCGTATCATCGACCCTATTACTGGGGGTGGCATCGCCAACGGTCTGCTGGCCGGCATGCATGCGGGTAACGTCCTGGGTGAATGTGTCGAGGCCGGAGACTTCAGCGAGAAGGCGCTGATGCCCTATGACGTACTGTGGCGCAATGACCTGGAAGATCGACTGTGGCGCAACTGGATGGCCAAGGAGAAGTTCCTGACCCTTTCCGACAAAACACTGGATGGGGTCATTGAAACGCTGGCTACTGCCAAGGTGGACAAGATGTCGGTGCATAATATCCTCATCGCCATCAAGGAGCGCCACCCGGAACTGGTCAAAGAGTTCGAGGATCTGATCTAAACCATTTCCCCTTTACTTTTTATTTATTCGTTCTTAACACCTGGCACGTCGGTGACGACGGTGTAGGGCTTCCCGCCCTTGCTCCTGATGATCTCCATTACCTTTTCCGGCCTATCGGTCAAGGCGATCATGCTACCTCCTCCCCCAGCACCGGTTAGCTTGGCTCCATACGAATATGGTAAGGTCGCGGAGACCATTTTATCTAATTCGGGGGACGACACTCCGAGAAT
Encoded here:
- a CDS encoding helix-turn-helix domain-containing protein; this translates as MNIIDLLRLDIEDIEKEYTQIAAALGNIGLSNYESRIYVALILKSHGTAEDIAELAMIPRTSAYKALLSLREKKFVEETGGRPTIYHPVPLEEIRARAMNDLNGIFNKLNTVKGLLSERGTPELVYTIHGKKKVLSKIGELLESSKKTFVISSPKMHDIRNELSNRFKDAVKRGVRVTIITVPSIKVPEATEVFRRKSLIATDVISDSTRAMIASDELDLCGFSDNPLLAAHLENFLYMVKEEN
- a CDS encoding 4Fe-4S binding protein; the protein is MIVSTEKCMHCGACVGSCPQNAIFLNEIVLEFNENCNKCGRCVRICPVGALRMEAKK
- a CDS encoding NAD(P)/FAD-dependent oxidoreductase, with the translated sequence MKTDYDVVVVGAGPAGSMTAKHAAKKGARVLMIEKRQEIGASLRCAEGVNKKGLEKAGVPVDRRWVSTDVSGAKLVSPGGHVFRIDERQAGNEVGMVLERHLFDKAMAADAARAGAEIWLKTSAVDVIKDGDKVVGVKAMREGEPIKLTAGCVVAADGFESQVARWAGIDTSLKAGDITTCYQYRMANLKTEPDYCEFVIGSVAPGGYVWVFPKGDDTANVGIGVLASMLKRPGEVKAYLDAWIKKDPRLSCGQPLEAIAGGVSVSPPVERSVMNGLILVGDSARIIDPITGGGIANGLLAGMHAGNVLGECVEAGDFSEKALMPYDVLWRNDLEDRLWRNWMAKEKFLTLSDKTLDGVIETLATAKVDKMSVHNILIAIKERHPELVKEFEDLI
- a CDS encoding radical SAM protein, with translation MIAKESSLPKGLPKQTQSLCPECKKIIIADIFEKDGKVLIEKTCPEHGHFSDIYWSDAAMYKRAELFAFDGVGVEDPFIKNATVCPTDCGLCNLHLSHTSLANVDLTNRCNMKCPICFANANAAGYVYEPTIEQIEKMLRTLREQRPVPCPAVQFSGGEPTIYPHFIEAIAKAKELGFAQIQVATNGIKFAEDFELLKTAVDAGLNTIYLQFDGLREEIYIAARGRKLLDVKLKAIENVRKLEKPPSIVLVPTIVKGINDDQIGPIFRFALENSDVIRGINFQPVAFTGRINKEDLVKQRYTLTDLAIDLEVQTQGQIVKNDWYPVPSVVPVSTLASAILGVPKVTFTTHPHCGLATYLFVQDKDHVVPLTHFVDVEPLFRDLFELSKKTEKAKVKFPSKLKAYALLKKYIHEDKMPEGLDVMSFLKLLSEVMGDESKDSLSKFSWKMIFVGGMHFQDLYNYDIERVKRCAIHYAVPDGRIIPFCAYNGGPTFREEVEKKFSVPIDEWRRTRGTEHT